The genomic segment GTTACTGAGGGTGGGGAGGAATACTTTGAATTAACTGAACTTGGTAAGAACATCACAACCGCACCCTGGCCATGGGGACCATGGGGTTGGAGAGGCCCAGGACCTGGACCATGGGGCTTCGGCCCCTGGGGCGGTAGGAGACGTGGTGCACCGCCTTATTGGCCTTGGTGAATTAGCCAACAACCTTGATTAAATCATTTAAAATCCTCCTTATTTTCTCCTTATCCTCCTGAGGTATCTTATCCCAATTATCAATTATGTACCTTGCAGCTGACACGAATTCATCAATATTAAATGGTGAAGGCGGTGGGGGTGGTGGATTAATACCACCAATTAACCCAATGGCCCTCTTCCCCTCCTCAGTGAGTGAGTAATACTTCTTAACACCATCAATCCTAGATATCTTAATTAAACCCTCCTCCTCCAAGTCATCTAGGAGTGGGTATATTGATCCTGGTGATGGCCTCCAGAAGCCGAAGCTCCACCTCTCAATCTCATCAATTATCTGGGCACCCGTTAACTCACCCTTGAAGGCTAGGATATAAAGTACAATATCCCTCAACGCACCCCTCCTCCTCCAAAACCAGCCCATGAAGTCATGAGGCATAGGCCCCCTTCTCCAATCCATTAACGGGGTTACTAATGCATGCAATTAAATTTTACTACACGGTATTAAAAATAGAATACACTAATATTACCGGTACCTGAAACCATGTAACTAACTTAACTGCATTAGGTGCGTCCAGCCCTACCAAGCCTCTCATGAGCCTTACCCAACTCCCTCCTATGCTGGGCAATGAGTAAGTTAAGTTCACCAGCAAGCACCGCTGCGGCTATTATTTCAGCAAGCTTTAATGCATTGGAGCCAGGTGGATCACCACCCCCCTGCACCCCAAGCATCTGCAATGCCTCCCTCTGGGTTGGTAAACCAGTACCGCCACCAACAGTACCCACCTCTAGGCTTGGTAGCGTTACTGAAACGTATAAGTCACCATTATCATCAACCTCAGCCCAAGTAATACCCATGCTTGATTCAACAACCTGGGCCACATCCTGACCTGTGGCTATGAACATTGCCGCCACTATGTTTGCGAAGTGGGCGTTGAAGCCGTAGGAGTGGGCGTAGGCTGAGCCAAGTAGATTCTTCCTAACATTAACATTAACAACCTCCTCCGGGGTTATGTTGAAGCGCTCCATTAGGTACCTCCTTGATACAGTGGCCTCACTGATAACCGTCTTCCCCCTACCCAGTAGGAAGTTGACTGCATTGGGCTTCTTATCAACACACATGTTACCGCTAACGGTAATTAACTTGGCCTTAGGGTAATTACCCTCAATCCACTGCGCAACTCTCTCAGAGGCTATGGTAACCATGTTCATACCCATGGCGTCCCCAGTACTGAAGACTAATCTAAGCCATGCATTGTTACCATTTATGAATGGTTGAATCTCCTTAAGCCTTAAATGCCTACTACTGGACTCAGCAACCTCCCTAATCTTATCAATATTAGTGTTAATCCAATTAATGAAATCCACAGCATCAGTGGCTGTGGGTAATCTGAATAAGGGTGCCCTAGCCATACCATCCTTAACAACAATACTCCTGGCTCCACCATTCTCAGTAATAACCTTAGCCCCCCTATTCACAGAAGCCACCAAGGCACCCTCAGTTGTGGCTAAGGGTACGTAGTATAAGCCATTAGCATAAACCCCCTTAACTAAAAGCGGACCAGCTACGCCTAATGGTACTTGAACAGCCCCAATGGTGTTCTCAGTATTCCTACCATAAACCTGGTTAAAGTCAATTACCGTTGAACCTATGGCATTAAGCTTAATACCAAGCCTCCTCTCAAGGAACAGCCTCCTAGCCCTAGTGGCTGCGTTAGGATCCTTGAGCAGGCCCTCAAGCTCATGCATCTTAACCTTACCCTCCTCAAGCATTTTAACCACATCCTCAAGCTCCATGCCCTTAAACCTAGACTCAATTATTAAACTTTATGACCCCTCCCATCTTGAGGAGAGTTTCATACGAGCCTATTCTTAAGTTAGCTAAGTAAACGTAGATGGAAAGCTTACCCTTAAGGTGAAGTGCGTTTCGATTTCTTCCATCAAAATGATCTAATACCTATACCTGATCAATCCATGCACATGAGGGTTGAAGCTGAAACACCAGTAATACCAGGTGTAAAAGTGATCTTGTATAAGGAATAAATATGCAGGAACCCAACAGAATCCTCACTCCCTCAGGGTGAGAGAAGGATTAATGCTAAGTTAAATCACCCTGTGACTCATTTTAGGTAATAGTTATAAGCCTTAAGGATTCGCCTCATTAATGGGCTTCATATCAAGTAGAGCAAAGGTAGATGAGGCTGTAATTGGATTAAACTCAGTGATACTGGGGCCATCGGTAATTGGTAGGGGGAGTTTCATTGATGATTACGTGACTGTAGGCTACCCTATTAGGCGGAAGATTAAGACCATTAAGCATATTAATGAACTTGATTCAGTTAGTGACGGTGCCAGGATTGGGGAGGGGTGTGTGATAAGGAGGGGTACGGTTATTTACGAGAGTGTTGAAGTGGGTAATAATGTTGAGACCGGGCATAACGTGTTAATTAGGGAGAACACGGTGATTGGGGATGGGACTAGGTTAGGTACTTTAACTGTGATTGATGGTGGCGTTAAGATAGGTAGGAATGTGAGCGTGCAGAGTATGGTTTACATACCCATAGGTACTGTAATAGAGGATGAGGTCTTCATAGGGCCAAACGCAGTGATAACTAATGATAAGTACCCACCCAGTAGAAGGCTTCAAGGCGTGGTTATTAGGAGGGGGGCTGTTATTGGTGCTAACGCCACTTTAATAGCTGGTATCGAGATTGGGGAGGGGGCTGTGGTGGCTGCTGGGTCAATAGTGACTAAGGATGTTAAGCCAGGAACTGTTGTCGCTGGTGCCCCAGCTAGACCCATGTACGGTGTTGATGTGTACGTTGAAAAGAGGAGGGCTTATGAATCAATGGGTTAAGTTACTTAATCTGCCTATGAGCTCCTTATGAAACCTCTCATCATCAATAATGCTCCTTATTATTGACTTAATAACCTCCATTCTAGACATCTCCTCACTTGTTAATACCCTTGATGATGACTCATAACTACTCAATACGTACTCATACATGCTTAAGGCTATTGACTCATAATCCTCAAGCTCCATTAACCTATTAGCCAAATCCTTAGCCACACCACCCCTAACCATTGCCGCACACTCCCTTATCCTACTAAGCCTCCCCTCCAGTTCCCTATTCATGGATACAACACCCTCAACGTTAAGTGAACCCTTAAGGCCACTGAGCAGAGTCTCCTCAATACCCTTCAATATATCCCTATGCTTAGCCGAATCCCTGCTTATTAACTGCAGGCTAATTCTACTTAATTCATCAGTGGCTAATTCACTTAATTCACCGTATAATTCAGCTAACTCATCCTCAACCTCCTCAAGATTCCTCAACATACTGATTAATGCAGCATTAAAATCCCTAGTAACCATAGGGCTTATGCATAAGCCGTGTTTTAAAGCATTCGATGATGAAAAGGACCGTAAGGTTAATTAATTTAAGGGCATTAACGCATTAATGAGGGTTAGCTTCCTAGGCGTCGGTGGTTGGGTTTCAATGCCCTGGCTAAACCACCCCTCAATACTTGTTGAGGCTAAGGGGGTTAGGCTACTTCTTGATGCCGGGGAGGGTTCATATAGGCAGTTAAGGAGGTGTACTGGCCTTGATGTTGACTCAATAGACGCAGTCATAGTTACTCATGGGCATGGTGACCACATCCTCGGCTTACCCTCATACGTACTAATGGCTGGTTCAA from the Caldivirga maquilingensis IC-167 genome contains:
- a CDS encoding acyltransferase → MGFISSRAKVDEAVIGLNSVILGPSVIGRGSFIDDYVTVGYPIRRKIKTIKHINELDSVSDGARIGEGCVIRRGTVIYESVEVGNNVETGHNVLIRENTVIGDGTRLGTLTVIDGGVKIGRNVSVQSMVYIPIGTVIEDEVFIGPNAVITNDKYPPSRRLQGVVIRRGAVIGANATLIAGIEIGEGAVVAAGSIVTKDVKPGTVVAGAPARPMYGVDVYVEKRRAYESMG
- the hmgA gene encoding hydroxymethylglutaryl-CoA reductase (NADPH): MELEDVVKMLEEGKVKMHELEGLLKDPNAATRARRLFLERRLGIKLNAIGSTVIDFNQVYGRNTENTIGAVQVPLGVAGPLLVKGVYANGLYYVPLATTEGALVASVNRGAKVITENGGARSIVVKDGMARAPLFRLPTATDAVDFINWINTNIDKIREVAESSSRHLRLKEIQPFINGNNAWLRLVFSTGDAMGMNMVTIASERVAQWIEGNYPKAKLITVSGNMCVDKKPNAVNFLLGRGKTVISEATVSRRYLMERFNITPEEVVNVNVRKNLLGSAYAHSYGFNAHFANIVAAMFIATGQDVAQVVESSMGITWAEVDDNGDLYVSVTLPSLEVGTVGGGTGLPTQREALQMLGVQGGGDPPGSNALKLAEIIAAAVLAGELNLLIAQHRRELGKAHERLGRAGRT
- a CDS encoding PadR family transcriptional regulator: MDWRRGPMPHDFMGWFWRRRGALRDIVLYILAFKGELTGAQIIDEIERWSFGFWRPSPGSIYPLLDDLEEEGLIKISRIDGVKKYYSLTEEGKRAIGLIGGINPPPPPPSPFNIDEFVSAARYIIDNWDKIPQEDKEKIRRILNDLIKVVG